A genomic stretch from Sulfurirhabdus autotrophica includes:
- a CDS encoding DsbA family protein yields MNQPILWYFADPMCSWCWGFSPTIEALKLTYQDKLKVALVLGGLRAGTTDPMTPQQREDILHHWHAVQKHTGQTFQFDGAMPEGFIYDTEPACRGVVAISESSPELTFPFFKAVQSAFYVKNQDVTKPEVLAKLAEELGVDPKLFLEAFHSEETKHKTLAHFHKAREWGVRGFPTIVLQSDANYHLLSKGYSTEAELKEQIDPILAEKQGDSNKSIQ; encoded by the coding sequence ATGAACCAACCCATATTATGGTATTTCGCAGACCCCATGTGCTCCTGGTGCTGGGGGTTTTCCCCCACCATCGAAGCACTCAAACTTACCTATCAGGACAAACTGAAAGTCGCGCTGGTACTGGGCGGCCTCAGAGCTGGCACCACCGACCCCATGACGCCACAGCAGAGAGAAGACATCCTGCACCACTGGCATGCCGTGCAAAAACATACAGGGCAAACATTCCAGTTTGATGGTGCCATGCCGGAAGGATTCATCTACGATACCGAACCCGCTTGCAGAGGAGTTGTCGCCATATCCGAATCCAGTCCGGAACTTACCTTTCCCTTTTTTAAAGCAGTGCAATCGGCATTTTATGTCAAAAATCAGGATGTCACAAAACCCGAAGTATTGGCAAAACTGGCAGAAGAGTTAGGGGTAGACCCCAAACTTTTTTTGGAAGCTTTTCATTCAGAAGAAACCAAACATAAAACCCTGGCCCATTTTCATAAAGCCCGCGAATGGGGAGTGCGGGGCTTCCCCACCATCGTTTTACAAAGCGACGCAAATTACCATTTACTCTCTAAAGGCTATAGCACAGAGGCAGAACTAAAAGAACAAATCGACCCAATACTCGCAGAGAAACAGGGGGATTCGAACAAATCCATCCAATAA
- a CDS encoding zinc-ribbon domain-containing protein: MKNMYKNELSLSYLFPDIAQEWDPDKNGKLTPNDVVPGSAKRIWWKCSKGHEWVTKIEHRTRSKSGCPYCAGQKATNENCLEAIHPEVSKLWHPTKNRDLTPRDVMPKTNKKVWWQCTKGHEWEAPPSRLSSGGSCPYCKNSSVHKENSLGYCFPDIAHDWQIVKNGELTPSDVVAGSAKKVWWKCSKGHEWEAPIRRRTNQNSGCPYCANLIVSKDNSLAVRFPEIAKAWDYEKNDGKTPDDYVGTSNKKVWWNCNRGHSWIAAIQQRTVAKTGCPLCRPNISRLELRIFAEFLSLFSDVSRQQKIWGKEFDISIPSLSVCIEIDGYPWHLEKKEKDFQKNLLCEANGYLLLRVRDKRLGVLGENNIFYQEKDRDNNLFLIQNLVKMILVKSSLSEKQMIKVENYLSLENYKNDGLYQQLISELPGPGYDKSLTVTHPKIAAQWHPTKNGKITPDMVSVGSGLNIWWQCSNAHEWQSYLYTRTKAGCPFCSNRRVTPENSLARLYPEIAKQWHPTKNGKLTANDVVAGSGKKAWWQCSIGHEWLREIEKRTKGKRGCPYCAGRLLPKESRVDSV; this comes from the coding sequence ATGAAAAACATGTATAAAAATGAACTATCTCTTTCATATTTATTCCCTGATATAGCCCAAGAGTGGGATCCAGACAAGAATGGGAAGCTTACGCCGAATGATGTTGTGCCTGGTTCGGCAAAAAGAATCTGGTGGAAATGTTCAAAAGGTCATGAGTGGGTGACAAAAATTGAACACCGTACTAGAAGTAAAAGTGGATGTCCGTATTGTGCTGGACAAAAAGCAACAAATGAAAACTGCCTAGAAGCTATTCATCCCGAAGTAAGCAAACTCTGGCACCCAACAAAGAATCGAGACTTAACTCCACGCGATGTGATGCCTAAAACCAATAAGAAGGTCTGGTGGCAGTGCACTAAAGGACACGAGTGGGAAGCTCCACCATCTAGATTGTCTTCTGGTGGCAGTTGTCCTTATTGCAAAAATAGCAGCGTTCATAAAGAAAATAGTCTTGGATATTGTTTTCCTGATATAGCCCATGATTGGCAAATTGTTAAAAATGGAGAACTCACGCCTAGCGATGTTGTCGCTGGATCAGCTAAAAAAGTCTGGTGGAAATGTTCAAAAGGTCATGAGTGGGAAGCCCCCATTCGTCGAAGAACAAATCAAAATAGCGGTTGCCCATATTGTGCAAATCTGATTGTTAGCAAAGATAATTCCCTTGCCGTGCGGTTTCCAGAAATTGCGAAGGCGTGGGACTATGAGAAAAATGACGGGAAAACGCCTGATGATTATGTTGGTACTTCTAATAAAAAAGTTTGGTGGAATTGCAATAGAGGTCATTCATGGATCGCTGCAATTCAACAAAGAACTGTTGCAAAAACTGGTTGCCCTTTATGTAGACCAAATATCTCAAGGCTTGAACTTAGAATATTTGCAGAATTTTTGAGCCTCTTTTCAGATGTTAGTAGGCAGCAAAAGATTTGGGGTAAAGAATTTGATATAAGCATTCCTAGCTTATCTGTGTGTATTGAAATTGATGGTTATCCTTGGCATTTAGAAAAGAAAGAAAAAGATTTCCAAAAGAATCTGTTGTGTGAAGCAAATGGTTATCTTTTATTAAGAGTTCGTGACAAAAGGCTAGGGGTTCTTGGTGAAAACAATATTTTTTATCAGGAAAAAGACAGAGATAACAATTTATTTTTAATACAAAATTTAGTTAAAATGATTTTAGTGAAGAGTTCGTTATCTGAGAAACAAATGATCAAGGTAGAGAATTACCTAAGTCTTGAAAATTATAAAAATGACGGGCTTTATCAGCAACTTATTTCTGAATTACCTGGTCCCGGATATGATAAGTCCCTCACGGTAACGCATCCAAAAATTGCCGCACAATGGCATCCAACAAAGAACGGAAAAATTACTCCTGATATGGTTTCAGTGGGGTCTGGATTAAATATATGGTGGCAGTGTTCTAATGCACATGAATGGCAATCATATTTATATACAAGAACAAAGGCAGGGTGTCCATTTTGTTCAAATAGAAGAGTAACCCCAGAAAATTCCTTGGCTAGACTGTACCCTGAAATTGCAAAGCAATGGCACCCAACAAAGAATGGAAAATTGACTGCTAACGATGTAGTGGCTGGATCAGGGAAGAAAGCTTGGTGGCAATGTTCAATAGGTCATGAATGGCTCAGAGAGATTGAAAAGCGAACGAAAGGTAAAAGAGGATGCCCTTATTGCGCTGGTCGATTACTTCCTAAGGAATCAAGAGTTGATTCAGTTTAA
- a CDS encoding flagellar basal body-associated FliL family protein has translation MNTTKSVTALALSLVLFSFLPLTSSVFAAEHESKGEGGASAYAKLETFTVNLHGLTQYLQVAITLKAATPEVSEKVKTYMPMIQHEMILLLSNSEADQLATAEGKHKLKESTKQAINKVIGMTEKQGVTDVLFESFIIQ, from the coding sequence ATGAACACCACCAAGTCGGTCACTGCGCTAGCTCTCTCATTAGTGCTATTCAGTTTTTTACCATTAACAAGTTCAGTGTTTGCTGCAGAACATGAAAGCAAAGGAGAAGGTGGGGCTTCCGCGTATGCAAAACTGGAGACATTTACAGTTAATCTTCATGGATTAACTCAATACCTTCAAGTAGCCATCACACTAAAAGCAGCTACGCCCGAAGTCTCGGAAAAAGTAAAAACATATATGCCGATGATTCAGCACGAAATGATTTTGCTACTCAGTAATAGTGAGGCTGATCAACTTGCCACTGCTGAAGGCAAACATAAACTCAAAGAGTCAACCAAACAAGCGATCAACAAAGTGATTGGCATGACGGAAAAGCAAGGTGTAACCGATGTATTGTTTGAATCA